CAGTATTTGCACGCACAAGTAACTCCCaatatttcagcttctgtttcGCAGCTCTTTGTCTACACAGAGAGGGAGTAACACCCCAGTGCCTTGTGGAGTACTGTGAGAATCTGAGAGCAACGTGGATGCTCTTTGGACTGAGCTGTAGAATTACCAAAGACAGTACAGGTATGaacagccctgggcagggggaggagggagacacACCTGTGACtaagtgcctttttttctttctagcttCTTGGAAAAGTAACAAATGGAGACCAAAATAGGAGGCAGGGTTAGAGTAAGAACCCAGAAGTGTACACAAGGAATGGCTTTTTTGGCGTTACACCCTGCTGGGAATCCCCAGAAGTGCCATGAATTCAGCTACATCTGCACTACTCTGAGGCAATGTCTTTAACTTCTGCTAAGCTGAAGGTCCtgatttgtgttttctctttgtaGGTATTTTTATGGTCCTTTCTCTCCTGTCAATTGTATATGGCGCCTTACGCTGCAACATCCTGGCTATTAAGATTAAGTATGATGATTATGACGTCAGCGTGAAACCAGCCGCCTACCTCTGCATATTCATGTGGAGAAGCTTTGAGATTGCTACACGAGTTACGGTGCTGGTTCTTTTCAGTTCTGTCCTTCAAATCTGGACTCTCCCCGTTGTGCTTGTGAACTTCTTTGGTTTTTTCTTCTACCCGTGGGTTCTTTTCTGGCAAAGCAAGTCGCCGTTTCCCGAGAACATAGAGAAGGCGTTGAGCAGGGTCGGCACTACCATCGTCTTGTGCCTTCTCACCTTCTTGTATGCTGGCATTAACATGTTCTGCTGGTCGGCAGTGCAGGTGAAGCTCAATGATCCCGACTTAATTAACAAATCCCAGAACTGGTACCGACTGACTGTGTATTACATGCTGCGATTCATCGAGAATGCGTTTCTCCTGCTCATGTGGTACATCTATAAAACTGATATCTACCTGTATGTCTGCGCCCCCTTGTTGGTCTTGCAGCTCCTGATAGGTTACTGCATGGCTGTCCTCTTCATGTTGGTGTTCTACCAGTTCTGCCACCCATGCAAAAAGCTTTTCTCATCCAGCATTTCCGAAGGTTTACTGTCCTGTTTCAAGTTCCTCTGCTTTATTTGCAAGCCTCCAAAATCCACCGTACTGATGGATAAGGCAGAGGTGAAATCTTCTGAAAATACTGATGAAGCATGGAGCAGTAGCAAGACAATAGATTCTCAAAAGGGGAATCCTCATCAAAGTGTTTCTTCCAATGCCTAGTACAACTGCAAGCAAGTAGATGCCTTTGGAAGGTGGCAGATCATGGGCTGGGCACACTGTGTATCTTGGACATTGTGTCTTGTGGCTGGGATTTCTTTCTTGCAGGTGTAGCACTGCATGACGACTGACAAGCCTACCTTTGTGGAAAAGTTAATGTATGAGtatgtgtatctgtgtgtgtttgtgtacagaGAGCAATCATTGTTTGTAGACTTCTGTTTCAGAGGTTCTTGCACATAGGTTTATTATCACGTGCTTATTTTGAAATCATTATTGGAGACATCCTTCTAAAACTGGCCTGATGCTGATCTTACTCAGGAAATCTGAGGATGGaaggaaatgcattttatttcagacAGGATGTCATTATGGCATGTCACCCTAGCATGGAAACGGAGCATAGGCCTTGACTAGATACTGACTGTAGCTGTGGTCTGCTTTGATCAAATTGCAGACTTTTTTTACACTCTAATAAGTGTAATAAGATCATACTTCTCTCTGTGGTATAAGAATTAGACTTCCGCAACGCACTGTAGTCCAGGTTGCCAAGAAACAGCCAATTAGCCAGCACTAGTACTGAAATGTGACTGTTATTGAGAGCAGACAGAAGGGTTATTGGCATTGTGGTGTTTTACCCTTCATACTTGCTGCTTGTTAGCAAGGGAACTAAATTTAACATATTAATTGTGATGTTCTAGAATAGCTTATTTTTCTGACATTATCATTTGTCTAATGTTTCGTTTATGATGTTCTGATATTAGGGTGGTGTTCACTTTATATAACTTTAAATACCTGGAAGCTGGGCAGATAGTGTGAACTAGTCATGTAGGTGCTCTCCAGAGCACATGTCCAGGGAGCAATTCAACACATCTTAAAATGTCCTCTGAGGCATGTGATATGAATCATTCTCTGGAGACCTGTTACTCAGTGTTAACCAGATGCCTTGATAATTAATTTTGACTATCCATCTCCCTTTTAGATGGCTGAAGTTAA
The window above is part of the Opisthocomus hoazin isolate bOpiHoa1 chromosome 1, bOpiHoa1.hap1, whole genome shotgun sequence genome. Proteins encoded here:
- the XK gene encoding endoplasmic reticulum membrane adapter protein XK produces the protein MKFPGSVLVSLVLFVAETAAALCLSGAYRAAGDRMWQWLTLLFALLPCALVQLSLVFIHRDVSRDRPLVLLLHLLQLGPLVRCVEVFYIYFHAGRVEEPYVSITKKRQMPKDGYSEEAEKEVGQAEGKLCTHRSAFSRASVIQAFLGSAPQLTLQLYICVLQQEITAARSIFMVLSLLSIVYGALRCNILAIKIKYDDYDVSVKPAAYLCIFMWRSFEIATRVTVLVLFSSVLQIWTLPVVLVNFFGFFFYPWVLFWQSKSPFPENIEKALSRVGTTIVLCLLTFLYAGINMFCWSAVQVKLNDPDLINKSQNWYRLTVYYMLRFIENAFLLLMWYIYKTDIYLYVCAPLLVLQLLIGYCMAVLFMLVFYQFCHPCKKLFSSSISEGLLSCFKFLCFICKPPKSTVLMDKAEVKSSENTDEAWSSSKTIDSQKGNPHQSVSSNA